A DNA window from Shewanella baltica contains the following coding sequences:
- a CDS encoding electron transfer flavoprotein subunit alpha/FixB family protein: MAILVLAEHDNAALKLDTAKIVTAARAIGDEVHVLVAGHQCGAVVQAAQALQGVSQVLVADASVYEAHLAENFAKLLVDLAPNYGHILASASSLGKDTLPRVAALLDVAQISEVITVVSADTFVRPVYAGNALATVQSHDAIKVMTVRASAFDAAPEGNSAAVTTLDKVFEARTQFVSQSLTVSARPELGNAGIIVSGGRGMGSGENFGMLEQLADKLGAAVGASRAAVDAGFVPNDLQVGQTGKIVAPNLYIAVGISGAIQHLAGMKDAKVIVAINKDPEAPIFQVADYGLVADLFEAVPELITSLD, encoded by the coding sequence ATGGCCATTTTAGTATTAGCTGAACATGATAATGCCGCACTGAAACTCGATACGGCAAAAATCGTCACTGCCGCCCGCGCCATTGGCGATGAAGTGCATGTACTGGTTGCGGGTCACCAATGTGGCGCGGTTGTCCAAGCTGCGCAAGCACTACAAGGCGTTAGCCAAGTGCTCGTTGCCGATGCCAGCGTGTATGAAGCGCATTTAGCGGAAAATTTTGCCAAATTGCTGGTGGACTTAGCGCCAAACTATGGCCACATTCTGGCTTCTGCTTCGAGCTTAGGTAAGGACACGCTTCCGCGTGTGGCAGCATTATTAGATGTTGCGCAAATCTCTGAAGTCATTACCGTCGTCAGTGCGGACACTTTTGTGCGCCCTGTGTATGCGGGTAACGCCTTAGCGACAGTGCAAAGCCATGATGCCATCAAAGTGATGACAGTACGCGCCAGTGCGTTTGATGCTGCGCCAGAAGGTAACAGCGCGGCTGTGACGACACTCGATAAAGTGTTTGAAGCGAGAACTCAGTTTGTTTCTCAATCTTTGACGGTATCAGCCCGTCCAGAGTTAGGTAATGCTGGCATTATTGTTTCTGGCGGCCGTGGTATGGGCAGTGGTGAAAACTTCGGCATGTTAGAGCAGCTTGCTGACAAGCTCGGTGCTGCGGTTGGCGCATCACGCGCGGCAGTTGATGCTGGCTTCGTGCCTAACGATTTACAAGTGGGTCAAACCGGTAAAATCGTTGCGCCTAACTTATATATTGCTGTGGGAATTTCTGGCGCGATTCAACATTTAGCGGGCATGAAAGACGCGAAAGTAATCGTTGCTATTAACAAAGATCCTGAAGCGCCTATTTTCCAAGTTGCCGATTATGGCTTAGTTGCGGACTTATTTGAGGCGGTTCCTGAGCTGATCACAAGTCTCGATTGA